One genomic segment of Dehalococcoidia bacterium includes these proteins:
- the ilvN gene encoding acetolactate synthase small subunit: MSDGKHNGRRFHTIIALVEDRPGVLNRIASKWRQRGFNIESLAVGHSETPGLSRMTLVVDASHDADQVVKQLDKLVDVVDIRDVSDEDIVAREMALIKVRCDAGNRSHIIEVVDIFRANIIDVSPESVIVEVTGDEGKIDAMFELLKDYGVIEMVRTGRVAMLRGAEASHPVSREEESYERYPGQETW; the protein is encoded by the coding sequence GTGAGCGACGGAAAGCACAACGGCAGACGCTTCCACACCATCATCGCCCTGGTGGAGGACCGGCCGGGCGTCCTGAACCGCATCGCCTCCAAGTGGCGGCAGCGGGGCTTCAACATCGAGAGCCTGGCCGTAGGCCATTCGGAGACGCCGGGCCTTTCGCGCATGACCCTGGTAGTGGACGCCAGCCACGACGCCGACCAGGTGGTCAAGCAGCTGGACAAGCTGGTGGACGTAGTGGACATCCGCGACGTCTCGGACGAAGACATCGTGGCCCGCGAGATGGCCCTCATAAAGGTGCGCTGCGACGCCGGCAACCGTAGCCACATCATCGAGGTGGTGGACATCTTCCGGGCCAACATCATCGACGTATCGCCCGAGTCGGTCATCGTGGAGGTGACGGGGGACGAGGGGAAGATCGACGCCATGTTCGAGCTGCTGAAGGACTACGGCGTCATCGAGATGGTGCGCACGGGCCGGGTGGCCATGCTGCGGGGCGCCGAGGCCTCCCACCCGGTGTCGAGAGAAGAAGAGAGCTACGAGCGCTACCCCGGCCAGGAGACCTGGTAG
- a CDS encoding substrate-binding domain-containing protein: MTALALLGAAAGCGGGSTVILATTTSTQDSGLLDVLVPMFEKRTGYRLKVIAVGSGQALAMGRRGDADVVLAHSPEDEEKFVAEGHGIDRRLVMHNDFVIVGPPDDPAGVAGLGPVEALRKIAATGSLFISRGDDSGTHKLELRLWQQAGIDPSGQGWYQQSGQGMGATLTIAAQKRGYTLTDRATYLALRRTFDLTVLVEGDRQLYNVYHVMMVNPSLHPKVNAKGARAFVEFLVSPEAQEVIARFGIDRYGQPLFFADAGRDERELTGAR; the protein is encoded by the coding sequence TTGACGGCGCTAGCCCTTCTGGGGGCAGCGGCTGGCTGCGGTGGCGGCAGCACGGTCATCCTGGCCACCACCACCAGCACCCAGGACTCGGGGCTGCTGGACGTGCTGGTGCCCATGTTCGAGAAGCGGACGGGCTATCGCCTGAAGGTCATCGCCGTGGGGTCGGGGCAGGCCCTGGCCATGGGCCGACGCGGCGACGCCGACGTTGTCCTGGCCCATTCGCCCGAGGACGAAGAGAAGTTCGTAGCCGAAGGGCATGGCATAGACCGACGGCTGGTGATGCACAACGACTTCGTCATCGTGGGGCCGCCCGATGACCCGGCAGGGGTGGCCGGCCTGGGGCCGGTCGAGGCCTTGAGGAAGATCGCTGCCACGGGGAGCCTCTTCATCAGCCGTGGCGATGACTCGGGCACCCACAAGCTAGAGCTGCGGCTGTGGCAGCAGGCGGGCATCGATCCTTCGGGCCAGGGGTGGTACCAGCAGAGCGGGCAGGGGATGGGAGCCACCCTCACCATCGCTGCCCAGAAAAGGGGCTACACCCTCACCGACCGCGCCACCTATCTGGCCCTGCGCCGCACCTTCGATCTGACCGTGCTGGTAGAGGGAGACCGCCAGCTATACAACGTCTACCACGTGATGATGGTGAACCCGTCCCTTCACCCGAAGGTGAACGCCAAGGGGGCGCGGGCCTTCGTGGAGTTTCTGGTCTCGCCCGAGGCCCAGGAGGTCATCGCTCGCTTCGGCATCGACCGCTATGGCCAACCCCTCTTCTTCGCTGATGCAGGTCGCGACGAGAGGGAGCTGACAGGTGCACGCTAG
- a CDS encoding ABC transporter ATP-binding protein, producing MDEGMGRPGPAKLALRDVLVRRQGRTVLEVSSLEVMDGEVLAVLGPNGAGKSTLLRVLALLERPSSGQVLWEGRPVTGDPLPYRRRMAVVFQEPLLLDMTVEANVRLGMSLRGLPRREQKQRARRWLERLGVAHLAHRSARHLSGGEAQRVSLARALALSPEVLLLDEPFAALDAPMQQEMVDELESLLRETATTAVLVTHDRAQALRLGDRVAVLMDGRLRQVGPPQTVFAQPADAEVARFLGVENVLPAEVVAVQGGLAQLQVGPRIVWAAAESLRGEGRAWACVRPEHIVLAPLGSGEEAGSARNRLPARVTRLAPVGPGPQVRVDLDCGFPLVAYVTATSAEQLGLRPGATVVASFKALSVHLIPR from the coding sequence ATGGACGAGGGCATGGGCCGCCCCGGGCCAGCCAAGCTGGCGCTGCGGGACGTGCTGGTGAGGCGCCAGGGCCGCACGGTTCTGGAGGTGTCCTCCCTCGAGGTGATGGACGGCGAGGTGCTGGCCGTGCTGGGCCCCAACGGTGCTGGCAAGAGCACCCTGTTGCGGGTCCTGGCCCTCCTGGAGCGGCCCAGCAGTGGCCAGGTGCTGTGGGAGGGCAGGCCGGTGACAGGGGACCCCCTGCCCTATCGACGGCGCATGGCGGTGGTCTTTCAGGAGCCGCTGCTGCTGGACATGACGGTGGAAGCTAATGTGCGGCTGGGCATGTCCCTGCGCGGGCTGCCGAGGCGGGAGCAAAAGCAGCGCGCCCGGCGCTGGCTGGAGAGGCTGGGAGTGGCCCACCTGGCCCATCGCTCGGCGAGGCACCTGTCGGGGGGAGAGGCCCAGCGCGTCAGCCTGGCCCGCGCTCTGGCCCTCTCGCCCGAGGTCCTGCTGCTAGACGAGCCTTTCGCCGCCCTCGACGCCCCTATGCAGCAGGAGATGGTCGACGAGCTGGAGTCGCTGCTGCGGGAGACGGCCACCACGGCTGTGCTGGTCACTCACGACCGCGCTCAGGCCCTGCGACTGGGTGACAGGGTGGCAGTGCTCATGGACGGTCGCCTGCGGCAGGTGGGGCCGCCCCAGACCGTCTTCGCCCAGCCGGCCGATGCCGAGGTGGCCCGCTTCCTGGGCGTGGAGAACGTGCTGCCCGCAGAGGTGGTGGCCGTGCAGGGAGGTCTGGCCCAGCTTCAGGTGGGGCCGCGCATCGTGTGGGCGGCCGCCGAGTCCCTGCGCGGCGAGGGACGGGCGTGGGCCTGCGTGCGGCCGGAGCACATAGTCCTGGCCCCTCTGGGGAGCGGCGAGGAGGCGGGCAGCGCCCGCAACCGCCTGCCGGCCAGGGTTACGCGCCTCGCGCCCGTGGGCCCTGGCCCCCAGGTGCGGGTGGACCTGGACTGCGGCTTCCCCTTGGTGGCCTATGTGACGGCGACATCGGCCGAGCAGCTGGGGCTGAGACCGGGGGCGACGGTGGTGGCCTCCTTCAAGGCGCTGTCGGTGCACCTGATACCCCGCTAG
- the ilvD gene encoding dihydroxy-acid dehydratase, which produces MTGEKGRYRSNAVKTGPQWAPHRAMYRAMGLRDEDIYRPFVGVASSWNEATPCNLHLDRLAKAAKEGVRAAGGTPREFVTIAVSDGIAMGHQGMKASLVSREVIADSVELMMHAHQYDALVAIAGCDKSLPGMAMAMARLNVPAIFVYGGTIMPGRYRGRDVTIQDVFEAVGAYAAGQISDQDLYELECSACPSEGSCAGMYTANTMAAAMEALGIALPGSASPPAPSRERDEVARESGRAVMRLLEMEIRPRDILTRNAFLNAIAVDAAVGGSTNAVLHLLAIAREAGVELTLDDFDRIARRTPHIADMRPGGRYVMLDLHRVGGIPRVMKELLDAGLIDGDCLTVTGRTVRENLADFPLPDIQQDVVRPVSDPISPTGTICVLRGNLAPDGAVVKTAGVRHLVHTGPARVFDSEEDAFAAISQRRIRPGDVVVIRYEGPRGGPGMREMLAVTAALVGQGLGEQVALITDGRFSGATRGLMVGHVAPEAMVGGPIALLQDGDEVTIDVPSRLIEVRVPPEEMARRREAWTPPPPRFPWGALAKYASLVGSAAQGAVCPPLLGVTTRGQERMG; this is translated from the coding sequence ATGACCGGCGAAAAGGGACGCTACCGTAGCAACGCCGTCAAGACGGGGCCCCAGTGGGCACCCCACCGGGCCATGTATCGGGCCATGGGCCTCAGGGACGAGGACATCTACCGCCCCTTCGTGGGCGTCGCCTCCTCCTGGAACGAGGCCACCCCCTGCAACCTTCACCTGGACCGGCTGGCCAAGGCGGCCAAGGAGGGCGTCCGCGCCGCCGGGGGCACCCCCAGGGAGTTCGTGACCATAGCCGTCTCCGACGGCATCGCCATGGGCCACCAGGGGATGAAGGCCTCCCTGGTCTCCCGCGAGGTCATCGCCGACAGCGTGGAGCTGATGATGCACGCCCATCAGTACGATGCCCTGGTGGCCATCGCCGGCTGCGACAAGTCGCTGCCCGGCATGGCCATGGCCATGGCCCGCCTGAACGTCCCCGCCATCTTCGTCTATGGCGGCACCATTATGCCCGGACGTTACCGGGGACGGGACGTGACCATCCAGGACGTGTTCGAGGCAGTGGGCGCCTACGCCGCCGGCCAGATATCAGACCAGGACCTCTACGAACTGGAGTGCTCCGCCTGTCCCAGCGAGGGCTCCTGCGCCGGCATGTACACCGCCAACACCATGGCGGCGGCCATGGAGGCCCTGGGCATCGCCCTGCCCGGCAGCGCCTCGCCCCCCGCTCCGTCCCGCGAGCGGGACGAAGTGGCGCGGGAGAGCGGCCGGGCCGTGATGCGCCTGCTGGAAATGGAGATACGGCCGCGGGACATCCTCACTCGCAACGCCTTCCTGAACGCCATCGCCGTGGATGCGGCCGTGGGCGGCTCCACCAACGCTGTCCTGCACCTGCTGGCCATCGCCCGCGAGGCGGGAGTGGAGCTGACGTTGGACGACTTCGACCGCATCGCCCGGCGGACTCCCCACATAGCCGACATGCGCCCTGGCGGCCGCTATGTGATGCTCGACCTGCACCGGGTGGGCGGCATCCCCAGGGTCATGAAGGAACTGCTGGACGCCGGCCTCATCGACGGCGACTGCCTGACGGTCACCGGCCGCACCGTACGCGAGAACCTGGCCGACTTCCCCCTGCCCGACATCCAGCAGGACGTGGTGCGGCCCGTCAGCGATCCCATCAGCCCCACCGGCACCATCTGCGTCCTGCGCGGCAACCTGGCGCCCGACGGGGCAGTGGTGAAGACGGCCGGCGTCCGTCACCTGGTCCACACCGGCCCTGCCCGCGTCTTCGACTCGGAGGAGGACGCCTTTGCCGCCATCTCCCAGCGGCGCATCCGTCCCGGGGACGTGGTGGTCATACGTTACGAGGGTCCCAGGGGCGGGCCCGGCATGCGGGAGATGCTGGCCGTCACTGCCGCCCTGGTGGGCCAGGGCCTGGGCGAGCAGGTGGCCCTCATCACCGACGGACGTTTCTCGGGCGCCACCCGCGGCCTGATGGTGGGCCACGTGGCCCCCGAGGCCATGGTAGGCGGCCCCATCGCCCTCCTCCAGGACGGCGACGAGGTCACCATAGACGTCCCCAGCCGCCTCATCGAGGTCCGGGTGCCGCCGGAGGAGATGGCCCGCCGAAGGGAGGCGTGGACGCCGCCTCCGCCGCGCTTTCCCTGGGGGGCCCTGGCCAAATACGCTTCCCTGGTAGGCTCCGCCGCTCAGGGCGCCGTATGCCCCCCGTTGCTGGGGGTGACCACTAGAGGCCAGGAGCGTATGGGGTGA
- a CDS encoding ABC transporter permease: MDLVWEGIRGAFRLLVELDPEVLRVTALTLAVSGSATLVATAVGVVLGSFLALASFPGRRLALALVNTGMGLPPVAVGLLVAVLLWRSGPLGALGLIYTPAAMVIAQAVIALPIVTGFTAAAIGSLPPRLRLQVLALGASRWQALWLLLREARLPLLAAVMAGFGAAISEVGASLMVGGNIQGETRVLTTAIVLETSRGNFDLAIALSLLLLALVFAVNLLLTTVQQRRLS, translated from the coding sequence GTGGACCTGGTGTGGGAGGGCATACGCGGCGCCTTCCGTCTGCTGGTAGAGCTGGACCCCGAGGTGCTGAGGGTGACGGCCCTGACCCTGGCCGTCTCGGGGTCGGCCACCCTGGTGGCCACTGCTGTGGGGGTTGTCTTGGGCTCCTTCCTGGCCCTGGCCTCCTTCCCCGGCCGGCGCCTGGCCCTGGCGCTGGTGAACACGGGCATGGGGCTGCCGCCGGTGGCGGTGGGACTGCTGGTGGCGGTGCTTCTCTGGCGCAGCGGCCCCCTGGGCGCCCTGGGCCTCATCTATACGCCGGCGGCCATGGTCATCGCCCAGGCCGTCATCGCCCTGCCCATCGTCACCGGCTTCACCGCTGCCGCCATCGGCTCCCTGCCCCCGCGGCTGAGGCTACAGGTGCTGGCCCTGGGCGCCTCCCGCTGGCAGGCCCTGTGGCTGTTGCTGCGGGAGGCAAGGCTGCCGCTGCTGGCAGCGGTGATGGCCGGCTTCGGCGCCGCCATCTCCGAGGTGGGAGCTTCCCTGATGGTGGGAGGCAATATCCAGGGCGAGACCCGCGTCCTGACCACTGCCATCGTGCTGGAGACCAGTCGCGGCAACTTCGATCTGGCCATCGCTCTGTCGCTGCTGTTGCTGGCTCTGGTGTTCGCCGTAAACCTGCTGCTGACGACGGTCCAGCAGCGACGCCTCTCCTGA
- a CDS encoding alcohol dehydrogenase catalytic domain-containing protein gives MKAVTFEGPFQVAVKDVPEPRIEQPTDVVIKVTTAAICGSDLHVYNGRMPFPFTGWVLGHEYVGIVQEVGEGVTNLRPGDRVVGSFVASCGECFFCRKGWPSQCPRQQILGFGMAPGAQAEYMRVPFGHFTLEKVPDGVPDEKAIFVGDILATGYFACEMGGIQPGDVVVVVGCGPVGLFAQMTASLFGPAAVIAIDSVPERLQLAQRLGSIAVDMGQQDPLAVVRQHTEGRGADVVIEAVGHQDSIKSCFSYVRGGGTISVVGVYSEPEFPFPLFQAFLRDISFRTGICPSKNYMARLLGLIAEGKLDPSVIVTHVLPLEEAPRGYEMFAQRREGCIKVLLKP, from the coding sequence ATGAAGGCTGTCACCTTCGAGGGCCCCTTCCAGGTCGCCGTCAAGGATGTGCCCGAGCCGCGGATCGAGCAGCCCACCGACGTGGTCATCAAGGTGACCACCGCCGCCATCTGCGGCTCCGACCTGCACGTCTACAACGGCCGCATGCCCTTCCCCTTCACCGGCTGGGTGCTGGGCCACGAGTACGTGGGCATCGTGCAAGAGGTCGGGGAGGGGGTTACCAACCTGCGCCCCGGCGACAGGGTGGTGGGCTCCTTTGTGGCCAGCTGTGGCGAGTGTTTCTTCTGCCGCAAGGGCTGGCCCAGCCAGTGCCCGCGTCAGCAAATCCTGGGCTTCGGCATGGCCCCCGGCGCTCAGGCCGAGTACATGCGCGTCCCCTTCGGCCACTTTACCCTGGAGAAGGTCCCGGACGGGGTGCCCGATGAAAAGGCCATTTTCGTCGGCGACATCCTGGCCACTGGCTACTTCGCCTGCGAGATGGGCGGCATCCAGCCGGGGGACGTGGTGGTAGTGGTGGGCTGCGGGCCGGTGGGCCTCTTCGCCCAGATGACGGCCAGCCTCTTCGGCCCTGCCGCCGTCATCGCCATCGACTCGGTGCCCGAGAGGCTGCAGTTGGCCCAGCGGCTCGGCTCCATCGCCGTGGACATGGGCCAGCAGGACCCCCTGGCCGTGGTGCGCCAGCACACCGAAGGCCGCGGCGCCGACGTGGTCATCGAGGCGGTGGGCCACCAGGACTCCATCAAGTCCTGCTTCAGCTACGTGCGGGGCGGCGGCACCATCTCGGTGGTGGGAGTCTACTCCGAACCCGAGTTCCCCTTCCCCCTCTTCCAGGCCTTCCTGCGGGACATCTCCTTCCGCACCGGCATCTGCCCCTCCAAGAACTACATGGCCCGTCTGCTGGGGCTGATAGCCGAGGGGAAGCTGGACCCTTCGGTCATCGTCACCCACGTGCTGCCCCTGGAGGAGGCGCCACGGGGCTACGAGATGTTCGCCCAGAGGCGAGAGGGCTGCATCAAGGTGCTCCTGAAGCCGTAA
- the ilvB gene encoding biosynthetic-type acetolactate synthase large subunit — MEMTGAEMVLECLAREGVEAIFGLPGGANLPLYDTLPRYYPKLRHYLVRHEQGAAHAADAYARVTGRPGVCFATSGPGATNLVTGIANAWMDSVPLVAITGCVIRPLIGRDGFQEADITGITIPITKHNYLVRDVNEIPRVMREAFYIASTGRPGPVLIDIPRDVQQERGEFYWPERVELRGYRPRLYPDPAEVEKAARLIYESERPLILAGHGVIISQAYYELRELAEKANVPVITTLLGISGFPPDHPLYLGMPGMHGMHWNNLAISEADLLIGIGMRFDDRVTGRLKDFAPRAKIVHIEVDPAEVGKNVRPAAALVGDARICLQQLNRLVQHKERPDWFSRLDELKREHPSLVYPEDTEQALPQYVIHKIYQLTGGEAYYVTGVGQHQMWAAQFFWSKKPNSFITSGGLGTMGFEVPAAIGVQVAKPGELVWAICGDGGFQMTMEELGVVAEYGLPIKFAIINNGHHGMVRQWQSLFYRGNLVASPLKNPDFVKIAEAYGILGLRATRREEVVPVLERALEHQGPVLIDFHVKQDEDCFPMVPPGASLQETIGLPKEYIEMVRRRQMAEVGR; from the coding sequence ATGGAGATGACTGGAGCCGAGATGGTGCTGGAGTGCCTGGCCCGAGAGGGGGTGGAGGCCATCTTCGGCCTGCCCGGCGGAGCCAACCTGCCCCTTTACGACACCCTGCCCCGCTACTACCCCAAGCTGCGCCACTACCTGGTGCGGCACGAGCAAGGGGCCGCTCACGCCGCCGATGCCTACGCCCGCGTCACCGGCCGGCCGGGGGTCTGCTTCGCCACCTCGGGCCCCGGGGCCACCAACCTGGTCACCGGCATCGCCAACGCCTGGATGGACTCGGTGCCCCTGGTAGCCATTACCGGCTGTGTCATCCGCCCTCTCATCGGGCGCGATGGCTTCCAGGAGGCGGACATCACCGGCATCACCATTCCCATCACCAAGCACAACTACCTGGTGCGGGACGTGAACGAGATCCCGCGGGTCATGCGGGAGGCCTTCTACATCGCCAGCACGGGGCGGCCCGGCCCGGTGCTCATCGACATCCCCCGCGACGTGCAGCAGGAGCGGGGCGAGTTCTACTGGCCCGAACGGGTGGAGCTGCGGGGCTACCGTCCGCGCCTCTACCCCGACCCGGCCGAGGTGGAGAAGGCGGCCCGCCTCATCTACGAATCGGAGCGGCCCCTCATCCTGGCCGGGCATGGGGTCATCATCTCTCAGGCGTATTACGAGCTGAGGGAGCTGGCGGAGAAGGCCAACGTCCCCGTCATCACCACCTTGCTGGGGATCAGCGGCTTCCCACCCGACCACCCTCTCTATCTGGGCATGCCGGGGATGCACGGCATGCACTGGAACAACCTGGCCATCTCCGAGGCCGACCTGCTCATCGGCATCGGCATGCGGTTCGATGACCGGGTGACGGGGCGGCTGAAGGACTTCGCCCCCAGGGCCAAGATCGTGCACATCGAGGTGGACCCGGCCGAGGTGGGCAAGAACGTTCGGCCGGCGGCGGCCCTGGTGGGAGATGCCCGCATCTGCCTGCAGCAGCTCAACCGTCTGGTCCAGCACAAGGAGCGGCCCGACTGGTTCTCTCGCCTGGACGAGCTGAAACGGGAGCACCCGTCCCTCGTCTACCCCGAGGACACGGAACAGGCGCTACCCCAGTACGTGATCCACAAGATCTACCAGCTCACGGGCGGCGAGGCCTATTACGTTACGGGGGTGGGCCAACACCAGATGTGGGCGGCCCAGTTCTTCTGGTCCAAGAAGCCCAACTCCTTCATAACGTCCGGCGGACTGGGCACCATGGGGTTCGAGGTGCCGGCGGCCATAGGCGTGCAGGTGGCCAAGCCCGGTGAGCTGGTGTGGGCCATCTGCGGCGACGGCGGCTTCCAGATGACCATGGAGGAGCTGGGGGTGGTGGCCGAATATGGCCTGCCCATCAAGTTCGCCATCATCAACAACGGCCACCACGGCATGGTGCGCCAGTGGCAGAGCCTCTTCTACCGGGGGAACCTGGTGGCCAGCCCCCTCAAGAACCCCGACTTCGTGAAGATCGCTGAGGCCTACGGCATCCTGGGCCTCCGGGCCACTCGCCGCGAGGAGGTGGTGCCCGTGCTGGAGCGCGCCCTGGAGCACCAGGGGCCGGTGCTCATCGACTTCCACGTGAAGCAGGACGAGGACTGCTTCCCCATGGTGCCACCAGGCGCCTCCCTGCAGGAGACCATAGGCCTGCCCAAGGAATACATCGAGATGGTGCGCAGGCGCCAGATGGCGGAGGTGGGAAGGTGA